One window of Clarias gariepinus isolate MV-2021 ecotype Netherlands chromosome 21, CGAR_prim_01v2, whole genome shotgun sequence genomic DNA carries:
- the LOC128509005 gene encoding leukotriene B4 receptor 1-like: MQQLNSSNSSLPAPVSTENLIASSVLGVCFILGVPANIAVIVRLAGWLKRGSFTPRMMLSLAISDLLTLLFLPVWIWSLLHGWAFGLVLCKFLSYLVYLSIYCSILCVLLMSVQRYLQVLHPEKWKKFGRKGKKIVLSGMWMLSGVLSCYSLVQRTVSQDREGRPQCKLLYRNDMERVATLIWEITVFAFLFCAVTYFYFHLYRGVNNSAFFSSNLLTKLVTRIVTCFFIFWIPLQISNIVIITAAMLQNNKLLKSAESVDNITSALTFINSCVNPFLYAFSARALRQQAAGTANV, from the coding sequence ATGCAGCAACTTAATTCATCAAACAGCTCGCTTCCAGCTCCAGTCTCAACTGAAAATCTGATTGCCAGTAGTGTACTGGGAGTTTGCTTCATACTGGGAGTCCCTGCTAACATAGCAGTAATAGTACGTCTTGCTGGATGGCTAAAGAGAGGCAGTTTCACCCCGAGAATGATGCTAAGCCTGGCCATATCAGATCTGCTCACACTGCTTTTTCTGCCAGTTTGGATTTGGTCTCTTCTTCATGGCTGGGCCTTTGGCTTGGTACTGTGTAAGTTTCTCTCCTATTTGGTTTACTTAAGTATTTACTGTAGCATACTATGTGTGCTGCTGATGAGTGTCCAACGATACCTGCAAGTTCTGCATCCtgaaaaatggaagaaatttggcagaaaaggaaagaagatcGTTCTGAGTGGGATGTGGATGTTAAGTGGAGTATTATCTTGCTATTCTCTTGTACAGCGCACTGTAAGCCAAGACAGAGAAGGACGGCCTCAGTGTAAGCTGCTCTACAGAAATGATATGGAAAGAGTTGCTACTTTAATCTGGGAGATTACAGTTTTTGCGTTTTTGTTCTGTGCAGTGACTTACTTCTACTTTCATCTTTACCGAGGAGTTAATAACTCAGCTTTCTTCAGCAGTAACTTATTGACAAAGCTGGTGACCAGAATTGTGacatgtttctttattttttggatTCCTTTACAAATCTCCAACATTGTGATCATTACTGCTGCAATGCTGCAGAATAACAAGCTCTTAAAATCTGCTGAATCTGTTGACAATATTACTTCAGCTCTGACTTTCATTAACAGTTGTGTGAACCCATTCCTGTACGCCTTCTCTGCTCGGGCTCTGCGACAGCAAGCAGCTGGAACAGCAAATGTTTAG
- the LOC128509563 gene encoding leukotriene B4 receptor 1-like, with protein MQQHNSSNSSLTAFVSTEILLGSTALSVCFILGVPANIAVIMRLTGWIKESSFTPRLMLNLAISDLLTLLSLPVWIWALLHGWVFGLVLCKLLSYLVYLSLYCSTLCVILMSVQRYLQVLHPDKWNKLGRKGKKILLSGMWMLSGVLSCYAPILRTVNQGREEYLQCSLCYSNDAERVATSIWEIILFVLLFPTLTYFYFHLYQGVNTSAFFSSRSLTKLVTRIVACFFIFWIPFHISNIVIITAVLLKNNKLLEFAESGQTITTSLIFINSCVNPFLYAFSARASRQQAAGTENA; from the coding sequence ATGCAGCAACACAACTCATCAAACAGCTCGCTCACCGCTTTTGTCTCAACTGAAATCCTGTTGGGCAGTACTGCACTGTCAGTTTGCTTCATACTGGGAGTCCCTGCTAACATAGCAGTAATTATGCGTCTTACTGGATGGATCAAGGAAAGCAGTTTCACCCCGAGACTGATGCTAAACCTGGCCATATCAGATCTGCTCACTCTGCTTTCTCTGCCGGTGTGGATTTGGGCGCTACTTCATGGCTGGGTCTTTGGCTTGGTCCTGTGTAAACTTCTCTCCTATTTGGTGTACTTAAGCCTGTACTGCAGCactctgtgtgtgattttgaTGAGTGTCCAGAGATACCTGCAAGTGCTACATCCAGACAAATGGAACAAGCTTGgcagaaaaggaaagaagattCTCCTGAGTGGGATGTGGATGTTAAGCGGAGTATTATCTTGCTATGCTCCTATACTACGCACTGTAAACCAAGGCAGGGAGGAATACCTTCAGTGCAGTCTATGCTATAGTAACGATGCAGAAAGAGTGGCTACTTCAATATGGGAGATTATACTATTTGTCCTTTTGTTCCCCACGCTGACTTACTTCTACTTTCATCTTTACCAGGGAGTTAATACCTCAGCTTTCTTCAGCAGTCGCTCATTGACAAAACTGGTGACCAGAATTGTTGcgtgtttctttattttttggatCCCGTTTCACATCTCCAACATTGTGATCATCACTGCTGTGTTGCTGAAGAATAACAAGCTTTTAGAATTTGCAGAATCTGGTCAGACTATTACTACATCTCTGATTTTCATTAACAGTTGTGTGAACCCCTTCCTTTATGCCTTTTCTGCTCGGGCTTCACGACAGCAAGCAGCTGGAACAGAAAATGCTTAG